Proteins found in one Dehalococcoidia bacterium genomic segment:
- a CDS encoding DEAD/DEAH box helicase, producing the protein ALQKVDNHWAVLAVGRSKRDNCLNAAKDRLVRSATLLTLDFQEQSEDDEILDRLSMAYEIAAIEGIEAVLNPDGSKELREQCYAGARRAFELRCLLPVPSPDEQRIFHILHLAALAYCGGCQEDLRRWMAEHVEHLAAPSVADAKWDRRLLFKIFDCWIKLIRKKSRDDLNHVREIIAGLRKDQSKYEEKFLSAFDGGVKRTIAFRLIAAYHWAKATELLAVYLLESTPPEIAGELDKHFEASQKAAALSQDAPFEVLQRWLHVTARRMAAADNL; encoded by the coding sequence AAGCGCTCCAAAAAGTAGACAACCATTGGGCAGTATTAGCTGTCGGACGCTCTAAACGTGATAACTGTTTAAACGCGGCCAAAGACAGATTGGTTCGTTCAGCCACCCTCCTGACACTCGACTTTCAGGAACAATCGGAAGATGATGAAATCCTGGATCGCCTTTCGATGGCTTATGAAATAGCTGCTATTGAAGGCATTGAGGCAGTTCTCAATCCAGACGGGAGCAAAGAACTGCGTGAACAGTGTTATGCCGGCGCCCGGCGCGCGTTTGAATTGCGCTGTCTATTGCCGGTTCCATCGCCGGATGAGCAACGCATCTTCCATATCCTCCACCTGGCCGCATTGGCGTATTGCGGCGGTTGCCAGGAAGACTTACGACGGTGGATGGCAGAGCACGTAGAACATCTGGCCGCACCGTCTGTTGCTGATGCAAAATGGGACCGCCGTCTGCTGTTTAAAATTTTCGATTGTTGGATTAAATTAATACGCAAGAAGAGCCGGGACGATCTGAATCATGTTCGAGAAATCATTGCCGGGCTTCGCAAGGATCAATCCAAGTACGAAGAAAAATTCTTATCCGCATTTGACGGCGGCGTTAAGCGAACTATAGCTTTCCGTCTTATCGCCGCTTATCACTGGGCAAAAGCTACGGAACTTCTTGCGGTTTACCTTCTTGAAAGCACTCCACCCGAAATTGCCGGGGAGTTGGACAAACATTTTGAAGCATCCCAAAAAGCGGCCGCTTTGTCACAAGACGCCCCGTTTGAAGTGCTCCAGAGATGGCTGCATGTTACTGCCAGGAGGATGGCGGCGGCAGACAATTTGTAA
- a CDS encoding HNH endonuclease: protein MITAFVIQLNYHAPEYTQPIAAKLDAGFKRGGVALQSNGKITFRGEIIHRRYVNQPTKGQVMVVRRQRRRARRYRIRYRAPRFDNRRRPEGWLPPTIKARADAQVNVLKVLARYAPVTRAIIEVGSFDAHKMQNPDVKPEGYQNGRQKGFKNTKAYIKARDRRCVNCGAEIEEVHHLKQRVKGGADNPDNLVGLCKKCHRLATMGKLKLNLTPGRELKGAAFINAAKNYIVSQVRRFAPEVCAQEGWWTKQERERWNLSKSHINDAISMGTAHLSVLYIPPGLNPMEIRPRQRAVRQQYFSEPRKGGVFKRYRHPWQSISGIKRGDLCRDKKTNQLIRVDTLLSNGKLNARVLKTGQRLVNIIPDRLQIVERGKGITFIPRKEAEPALLP from the coding sequence ATGATAACGGCATTTGTTATTCAACTGAACTACCATGCCCCGGAGTACACGCAGCCGATTGCCGCCAAGCTGGACGCCGGTTTCAAAAGAGGCGGCGTTGCTTTACAGTCCAACGGTAAAATTACTTTCCGGGGCGAGATCATCCACCGGCGTTATGTCAACCAGCCTACCAAAGGCCAGGTAATGGTAGTGCGCCGGCAGAGGAGGAGGGCCAGGCGCTACCGCATCAGGTATCGCGCCCCTCGTTTCGACAACCGGCGTCGCCCGGAAGGCTGGCTTCCGCCGACAATTAAAGCGAGGGCCGACGCGCAGGTTAACGTCCTGAAGGTATTGGCCAGATACGCGCCGGTAACCAGGGCAATTATCGAAGTGGGCAGTTTCGACGCCCACAAAATGCAGAACCCGGACGTAAAACCCGAAGGCTATCAGAACGGCCGCCAAAAAGGTTTTAAGAATACAAAAGCATATATTAAGGCCCGCGACAGAAGATGTGTTAATTGCGGAGCAGAAATCGAAGAAGTCCACCACCTGAAGCAAAGAGTCAAAGGCGGCGCCGACAACCCGGACAACCTGGTGGGTTTGTGTAAAAAGTGTCATCGCCTGGCAACCATGGGTAAGCTCAAACTAAACTTGACTCCCGGCAGGGAGTTAAAAGGCGCGGCATTTATCAACGCGGCCAAAAACTACATCGTGTCCCAGGTAAGGAGGTTTGCTCCCGAAGTCTGTGCTCAAGAAGGTTGGTGGACGAAACAGGAACGGGAGCGGTGGAACCTGTCCAAGAGCCACATCAATGACGCGATATCCATGGGGACGGCCCATCTTTCCGTTCTTTATATTCCCCCCGGACTAAATCCAATGGAGATTCGGCCCCGTCAAAGGGCGGTAAGACAACAATACTTTTCGGAGCCCAGGAAAGGCGGGGTATTCAAACGATACCGGCATCCGTGGCAGAGCATCTCCGGCATCAAGCGCGGCGACCTCTGCCGGGACAAGAAAACTAACCAGTTGATAAGGGTGGACACCTTGCTTTCCAACGGCAAGCTGAACGCCCGCGTTCTAAAAACCGGCCAAAGGTTGGTTAATATTATTCCCGACCGGCTACAGATAGTCGAAAGGGGTAAGGGTATAACGTTTATTCCCAGAAAGGAGGCAGAACCGGCGCTCCTCCCCTGA
- a CDS encoding ATP-binding protein yields the protein MCSIPAWLKEVVQKWEAGIAHVFILYGNVDDLVEPGKYVKDILLSTGLIAKRSIVISYNRSKGITFPIPAHKDKFLEMLNMKQAASGALAALQQARGQAAQDDVQLPAAPGQALPLIERTLAAADESGPVTALIVENAETICPNTDIAVMSPDDRNILVTVTRWAREKEFISAGPPVFLLVENISELHMNLRRASSRIEAVKVPYPDREERLEFIKKLAAARGWQVDEERLAAKTAGLKRVHIEDIFLRADLSDVPVNDELVKERKNEIIRSEFADVLEIIEPTVGFNDIGGMDYIKQYFLKNIIQPMKENRTAYVPMGALLLGPAGTGKTVLAKAVAKESGMNCCSFNVGKLLGSYVGTSEKNLERTLECIQAMAPTIVIMDELDQSGLSRSGSGDSGVSNRILQRLLEFMSDDSRRGKIVFMGISNRSDLIDAALKRPGRFDKKIPVLAPDNVERESILKVLLKKYNPENWVKDINTVVEATEGWTGAELEALVLKACEVAEGQTLADGHMAAALDRYFPTTQDIERMTALAVAECNDADLLPPRYRTVLKERSKAADADSDVDYTRKRRAV from the coding sequence GTGTGTAGTATACCCGCGTGGCTGAAGGAGGTTGTTCAAAAGTGGGAGGCCGGCATCGCCCATGTTTTTATCCTGTATGGAAACGTTGACGATCTGGTCGAGCCGGGCAAATACGTTAAAGATATTCTGCTGAGCACCGGCTTAATCGCTAAGCGGAGTATCGTAATATCGTACAACCGGTCAAAAGGAATAACGTTCCCGATACCGGCGCACAAGGATAAATTCCTTGAGATGCTCAACATGAAACAAGCGGCTTCCGGCGCCCTGGCCGCTCTCCAGCAGGCAAGGGGGCAGGCCGCGCAAGACGATGTACAGCTGCCGGCCGCGCCGGGGCAGGCTTTGCCCCTAATAGAGCGCACGCTTGCGGCTGCTGACGAATCGGGGCCGGTAACCGCTTTAATCGTTGAAAACGCTGAAACGATATGTCCGAATACCGACATCGCAGTGATGTCGCCGGACGACAGGAACATATTGGTGACAGTGACCAGGTGGGCGCGGGAAAAGGAGTTTATCAGCGCCGGCCCGCCGGTATTCCTGCTCGTCGAAAACATCAGCGAACTGCACATGAACCTGCGCCGCGCTTCGTCCCGGATAGAGGCGGTGAAAGTGCCCTATCCGGACCGCGAAGAGCGGCTGGAGTTTATCAAGAAACTGGCCGCCGCGCGCGGATGGCAGGTTGACGAAGAAAGACTGGCCGCAAAGACGGCGGGGTTAAAGAGAGTCCATATTGAGGATATCTTCCTCCGGGCCGACTTGAGCGATGTCCCGGTAAACGACGAATTGGTGAAAGAAAGGAAAAACGAGATCATCCGGTCCGAGTTCGCCGATGTACTCGAAATAATCGAGCCGACTGTGGGTTTTAACGACATCGGGGGGATGGATTATATAAAGCAATATTTTCTCAAAAACATCATCCAGCCAATGAAGGAAAACCGGACGGCTTATGTCCCGATGGGCGCGCTTTTATTGGGGCCGGCCGGCACCGGCAAAACCGTGCTGGCGAAGGCGGTGGCCAAAGAAAGCGGGATGAACTGTTGCAGCTTCAACGTGGGAAAATTGCTCGGTTCTTACGTCGGGACAAGCGAGAAAAATCTGGAGAGGACACTGGAGTGTATTCAGGCGATGGCCCCCACGATTGTCATCATGGACGAGCTCGATCAAAGCGGTTTGAGCCGCTCCGGTTCCGGAGACTCCGGGGTATCCAATAGAATACTGCAAAGGCTTTTGGAATTCATGTCAGATGACAGCAGGCGCGGGAAGATTGTCTTTATGGGAATCAGCAACCGCTCCGACTTGATTGATGCAGCCCTGAAGCGGCCCGGGCGGTTCGACAAGAAAATCCCGGTGCTCGCGCCGGATAATGTTGAAAGGGAATCCATCCTGAAGGTGCTCCTCAAAAAATATAACCCGGAAAACTGGGTAAAGGATATCAACACAGTGGTTGAGGCCACCGAGGGATGGACCGGGGCCGAGCTGGAAGCACTCGTCCTGAAAGCCTGCGAGGTGGCGGAAGGTCAAACTTTGGCCGACGGCCACATGGCGGCGGCGCTGGACCGGTACTTTCCGACCACGCAGGACATTGAAAGGATGACGGCACTGGCTGTGGCGGAGTGCAACGACGCCGACCTACTGCCGCCGAGATACAGAACGGTGCTGAAGGAGCGGAGTAAAGCGGCCGATGCCGATAGCGACGTGGATTACACCCGCAAGAGGCGGGCGGTTTAG
- a CDS encoding DUF3150 domain-containing protein, with product MPKNKNLDEYIDRLISEFGASEDIREQRAGIAERLGLEQNEIAVRKDVLVTKMAQEGLLAEVHVGRMRFIRQLNEDDLGLNPDNPDHKEFLSRYISLGNKYLIDNAYLITLNTLERRGRRVVEKYGFQTRWGYFVPEKNISEMKTELEKIKAEYLTMRDMILAKYDALKEETRAAYKNAARESYRLINLDRYAVAPEEYVEHFVKNIMSMFPTKEEIKDSFYFILSLSFVPLTSTLLEIGAREKLIREKEKAALGAINAEKQTSLMAENYKQEAIKETYREVVETHRRDVDRFLGEVVGRIYSLVYESCSAAKQSMERNGSLSAGDILRLKSLIERVETLNFTNDEEVDNYLNQLKNITETNADRRNVDDVKTVLNDITAEANQTLLMLGCKPRQARSRTAGGDVLVEDPGPDAGPRRRRRMKPAEEVGQLELPAAPTRARRAG from the coding sequence ATGCCGAAAAACAAAAACCTGGATGAATATATCGACCGGCTGATCTCAGAATTCGGCGCGTCGGAAGATATTCGCGAGCAACGCGCCGGCATCGCCGAAAGGCTCGGTCTGGAGCAGAACGAGATAGCCGTCCGAAAGGACGTGTTGGTAACTAAAATGGCCCAAGAGGGCCTGCTGGCGGAAGTCCATGTCGGGCGTATGAGATTTATAAGACAGTTAAATGAAGACGACCTCGGATTAAATCCCGACAACCCGGATCACAAGGAGTTTTTGTCAAGATACATTTCTCTAGGGAACAAGTACCTCATCGACAACGCATATTTAATAACGCTGAACACCCTGGAAAGGAGAGGCCGGCGGGTTGTTGAAAAGTACGGCTTTCAAACAAGATGGGGCTATTTCGTCCCGGAGAAGAACATCTCTGAGATGAAGACGGAACTGGAGAAAATCAAAGCTGAATATTTAACCATGCGCGACATGATACTGGCAAAATACGACGCGTTAAAAGAAGAAACCAGGGCTGCATATAAAAATGCCGCTCGTGAAAGCTACCGGCTGATCAACCTTGACCGTTACGCCGTCGCGCCCGAAGAATACGTGGAACACTTCGTTAAAAATATAATGAGCATGTTTCCAACAAAAGAGGAAATCAAAGACTCTTTTTACTTTATCCTCTCGCTTAGTTTCGTCCCCCTGACCAGCACCCTGCTGGAAATTGGGGCGAGGGAAAAACTAATCCGCGAAAAGGAAAAAGCCGCGCTCGGCGCCATCAACGCGGAGAAGCAAACATCTCTTATGGCGGAAAACTACAAACAAGAGGCCATAAAAGAAACCTACCGGGAGGTCGTTGAGACTCACCGCCGGGACGTTGACCGGTTCCTCGGCGAGGTGGTGGGGCGCATCTACAGCCTGGTATACGAGTCGTGCTCTGCCGCGAAGCAAAGCATGGAGAGAAATGGCTCCTTGAGCGCCGGAGACATTTTACGGTTGAAATCGCTTATCGAACGCGTTGAAACGCTTAACTTCACCAACGACGAAGAGGTCGATAATTACCTCAACCAGCTTAAGAACATCACAGAGACCAACGCGGACAGAAGAAACGTTGACGACGTTAAAACCGTTTTAAACGATATAACCGCGGAGGCAAATCAGACGTTGCTGATGCTCGGCTGCAAACCGCGCCAGGCGCGGAGCAGGACGGCAGGCGGCGACGTACTGGTTGAAGACCCCGGACCGGACGCCGGGCCGCGAAGAAGGCGGCGGATGAAGCCGGCGGAGGAAGTGGGGCAGTTGGAGTTGCCTGCCGCGCCAACCCGGGCGAGGCGGGCCGGATAG
- a CDS encoding MBL fold metallo-hydrolase → MQKRLFVLSLVILSLFFAFSAASADTTPTVLLDGQQLTFDVPPTIENSRTLVPLRVIFESLGAAVSWDETTRTVTASKDSTEIRLVIGGQAFKNGIPVEIDVPAKIISDRTMVPLRFVSESLGCYVHWDGDTKTITIASAGRTIKVHFIDVGQADAIYIQLPNHNDILIDGGNRNDGGTVVGYLHNQGVDDIELLVATHPHEDHIGGLPAVSDSFVVENIIDSGKTAATATFNNYNIKADSEGCVRATGSNQAFSFGDADFQVISSLQNLWDDVNDYSVVTRLDCGDVEFLFTGDAETAKEIALIGDISAEILKVGHHGSSSSTSTGFLTKVKPETAVISVGADNSYGHPAASTLERLQSEGIQIYRTDINGTVVISTDGKTYSVATEKGGGAPVTSVAPVAAPAAEDGQGMFVGSVESDKFHYPDCRYAKQINEANRIWFKDRADALAHEYRPCGVCKP, encoded by the coding sequence ATGCAAAAAAGACTATTCGTTTTGTCTCTCGTCATACTATCGTTATTTTTTGCGTTCTCCGCAGCATCAGCCGACACAACTCCGACCGTTCTCCTGGACGGCCAGCAGCTTACTTTCGATGTTCCGCCCACAATCGAAAATAGTCGCACCCTGGTGCCGTTGCGGGTTATCTTTGAATCCCTCGGCGCCGCAGTTTCCTGGGATGAAACCACCAGAACCGTAACTGCTTCCAAAGACAGCACAGAGATTCGACTGGTCATCGGCGGCCAGGCGTTTAAAAACGGCATTCCGGTTGAAATAGACGTGCCGGCTAAAATAATAAGCGACCGGACAATGGTCCCGTTGCGCTTTGTAAGCGAGTCCCTGGGCTGCTATGTCCATTGGGACGGCGACACTAAAACAATTACAATCGCTTCCGCCGGCAGAACGATTAAAGTGCATTTCATCGACGTCGGCCAGGCCGACGCGATTTATATTCAACTCCCCAACCATAACGATATTCTGATCGACGGCGGCAACCGCAACGACGGCGGAACGGTGGTCGGTTACCTCCATAACCAGGGAGTTGACGATATTGAACTTTTGGTCGCCACTCACCCGCATGAAGACCACATCGGGGGGCTCCCGGCGGTTTCCGACAGTTTCGTCGTTGAAAACATCATCGACAGCGGCAAGACAGCGGCTACGGCGACGTTTAACAACTATAATATCAAGGCTGATTCCGAAGGTTGTGTCCGGGCAACGGGAAGCAACCAGGCATTTTCCTTCGGCGACGCAGATTTCCAGGTAATCAGCTCTCTGCAAAATTTATGGGATGACGTTAACGACTACTCGGTCGTCACCCGCCTCGACTGCGGGGACGTCGAGTTCCTTTTCACGGGCGACGCCGAAACCGCAAAGGAAATCGCTTTGATTGGGGACATAAGCGCGGAAATCCTGAAGGTTGGCCACCACGGGAGCTCTTCTTCCACTTCAACCGGATTTTTGACCAAGGTTAAACCGGAAACAGCCGTAATCAGCGTCGGCGCGGACAATAGTTACGGCCACCCGGCGGCAAGCACGCTGGAGCGGCTTCAGTCAGAAGGCATCCAGATATACCGGACGGATATCAACGGCACTGTGGTTATCAGCACCGACGGTAAAACGTATTCCGTTGCAACGGAAAAAGGCGGCGGGGCTCCAGTGACGTCGGTAGCGCCGGTGGCTGCTCCTGCGGCGGAGGACGGCCAGGGGATGTTCGTGGGAAGCGTTGAGTCGGACAAGTTCCATTATCCGGATTGCCGGTACGCAAAGCAGATTAACGAAGCCAACAGGATATGGTTTAAGGATAGGGCTGACGCCCTGGCGCACGAGTATCGGCCATGCGGGGTGTGCAAGCCTTAA
- a CDS encoding NERD domain-containing protein codes for MPVQIGKAGAGAREMAKKRMIRIFGCLIAFLIIGLISALSGNRLIQSNMWAVKIAGMFIFGAGIGLMVLVFKFLVISPKEEIDNPIDQPIRGAESEEEISEILQKLPKSYAVFSDLTCPMGNIDHVVVGPTGIFIIETKSHRGQVNASGAGELLRGMGSFEKDFIKQVLSQCFWLKKQLADSTGRMPFVNPLIVFTHAFVKIYKPIKGVKVLNKKWILEHITQSKYKIRQEELDKVFTNC; via the coding sequence GTGCCTGTACAGATTGGGAAGGCAGGAGCCGGGGCAAGAGAAATGGCGAAGAAGAGAATGATTCGAATATTTGGATGCCTGATAGCATTTTTAATAATAGGGCTTATTTCGGCTTTATCCGGAAACAGATTAATCCAATCAAATATGTGGGCGGTAAAAATTGCCGGCATGTTTATCTTTGGAGCGGGTATTGGATTGATGGTTCTCGTATTTAAATTTCTTGTAATCTCTCCCAAAGAAGAAATAGATAATCCTATCGATCAGCCTATCAGAGGAGCGGAGAGCGAAGAGGAAATATCCGAGATACTCCAGAAACTTCCCAAAAGTTACGCTGTTTTCAGTGATTTAACGTGTCCCATGGGGAATATAGACCATGTTGTCGTTGGCCCAACAGGTATATTTATAATAGAAACGAAAAGCCATCGCGGGCAAGTAAATGCATCTGGTGCTGGAGAATTGTTACGGGGCATGGGTTCTTTTGAAAAAGATTTTATAAAGCAGGTGCTAAGCCAGTGTTTCTGGCTTAAAAAACAATTGGCTGATTCAACCGGGAGGATGCCTTTTGTAAATCCGTTGATCGTTTTTACACATGCGTTTGTAAAAATCTATAAACCAATAAAAGGTGTTAAGGTCTTAAACAAAAAGTGGATCCTCGAACATATCACGCAAAGTAAATATAAAATCCGGCAAGAAGAATTAGATAAGGTTTTTACCAACTGCTAA
- a CDS encoding ADP-ribosylglycohydrolase family protein → MILDRVRGGLYGVAVGDAFGAALEFMSPKEIKLKHGRLKEIVGGGWLKLKPGDWTDDTEMTLAVAEGILAGPHDPVPYIGERFLEWLKTNPPDIGNTIKAAFVNYQRLKDWHKAAEAVHDGGMLTAGNGALMRTLPVALAYRDAADIYMMSMQIARMTHWDPEAGLTCFLYCLFARELLSGIGEKITAWKKVTGEFLKMVPERFSEIAQRVVQEKLKNIWEWPESRLNPGGYTVDTLACAVWCFLNQGNFEEALVCAVNLGGDADTVGAVTGGLAGVHWGFDNIPERWTAKLSPAQKSRLGRLAEAFKKIVVL, encoded by the coding sequence ATGATCCTGGATCGAGTTCGCGGCGGCTTGTATGGAGTAGCGGTTGGCGATGCTTTTGGCGCTGCCTTGGAATTTATGAGCCCGAAAGAAATCAAACTTAAGCATGGCAGGTTAAAGGAAATCGTCGGCGGAGGCTGGTTGAAATTGAAGCCGGGCGACTGGACCGACGATACGGAAATGACTCTTGCCGTTGCCGAAGGGATTCTGGCCGGCCCTCATGATCCCGTGCCGTATATAGGCGAGAGATTCCTGGAGTGGCTAAAAACAAATCCGCCTGATATCGGTAATACGATCAAGGCCGCATTTGTCAATTACCAGAGGCTTAAAGACTGGCACAAAGCTGCTGAAGCCGTTCATGACGGCGGCATGCTCACAGCAGGCAACGGCGCGCTCATGCGCACACTTCCTGTAGCTCTGGCTTATAGGGATGCCGCTGACATATACATGATGAGTATGCAGATAGCTCGGATGACGCACTGGGATCCGGAAGCGGGGTTGACCTGTTTCCTGTATTGTCTTTTCGCCAGGGAGTTGTTAAGTGGAATTGGTGAAAAGATAACCGCATGGAAGAAAGTAACAGGTGAGTTTCTCAAAATGGTTCCCGAACGCTTTTCAGAAATAGCGCAAAGAGTTGTCCAGGAGAAGCTCAAAAATATCTGGGAATGGCCAGAAAGCAGACTTAACCCCGGCGGGTACACAGTAGATACCCTGGCTTGCGCAGTGTGGTGTTTTTTAAATCAGGGAAACTTCGAGGAAGCACTGGTTTGCGCTGTTAATCTCGGCGGAGATGCTGATACAGTTGGGGCAGTTACAGGCGGTCTCGCGGGAGTTCACTGGGGATTTGATAATATTCCTGAAAGGTGGACGGCAAAGCTTTCGCCAGCCCAGAAAAGCAGGCTGGGAAGATTAGCGGAAGCTTTTAAGAAGATTGTGGTTTTGTGA
- a CDS encoding MBL fold metallo-hydrolase, protein MKPFQVHDRIYQIGGPEITASEDCCVYLLDGGSELAVIDSGAGRSVYDLIENIKQFGFNPASVKYVVATHGHIDHIGGLAYLQEKLMAEVVAHELELPAVEGKNIELTAARIYGVKYKSVAVDVVIREEEVVLNVGILKLNCLHTPGHTIGSVSLYVDVEEKRILFGQDIHGPFDPAWGSNTVAWEQSMQKLLVLNSDILCEGHFGIYKPREQVKRYIEGYLRRYGERL, encoded by the coding sequence GTGAAACCGTTTCAAGTCCATGACCGTATTTACCAGATAGGCGGCCCGGAGATCACTGCTTCGGAGGATTGCTGCGTTTATCTCCTTGACGGCGGCAGCGAGCTTGCAGTTATAGACAGCGGAGCAGGCCGGAGTGTATATGACTTGATAGAGAACATCAAGCAATTTGGATTTAATCCTGCATCCGTCAAGTATGTAGTTGCGACGCACGGCCACATCGACCATATAGGTGGATTGGCTTACTTGCAAGAAAAGCTAATGGCCGAAGTGGTGGCCCATGAACTAGAGCTTCCGGCAGTTGAGGGGAAAAATATTGAACTAACTGCGGCAAGGATTTACGGGGTGAAGTACAAATCGGTGGCAGTGGACGTGGTTATCAGAGAAGAAGAAGTTGTCCTGAATGTAGGGATCCTCAAACTTAATTGTTTGCACACACCCGGCCACACTATCGGGAGCGTTTCTCTTTATGTTGATGTTGAAGAAAAAAGAATTCTTTTCGGGCAGGATATCCACGGCCCGTTTGACCCTGCCTGGGGCTCGAATACGGTTGCATGGGAGCAATCTATGCAAAAGCTTCTGGTTTTGAATTCCGATATTTTGTGTGAGGGTCATTTCGGCATTTATAAGCCGCGAGAGCAGGTGAAGCGGTATATTGAGGGCTACCTGCGTCGTTACGGGGAAAGGCTGTAG
- a CDS encoding recombinase family protein, protein MSIKQNEKDESNIIPVAALYRVSTTKQLKEDEEDSIPVQAAVARDFVSKHPGWLLTSDREYIEEGVSAYKVSKDDRDILQQVLADAMAGKFKILLVFKADRLSRKSFEYPLVLWQLHNLGVDVIAVADAPGGKLLKVEDQYDKLIRFVEGWQAETESKNTSIRVSNSMREHAKAGRWSGGRPPYGFKLSEIKNSLPLQIDEYEKSVLELICDLYEEGMGGKRVANELSERGYRTKMGRMWTGDRVRSVILNPIIAGLPAYGRTKPGNTPNSRVRITGFHDINNFIVPRDEKGNPKPIPEYSIISLNRWLRIIDRMQKNNSNRNRVQRDAPPARAMTSSSLLTGFLVCGYCGKGFVGTSTKNKKRLESGGMYVYKKKLYRCVTHAKVGGGDKICKGQANYSQKKIDEIFLRELEAFLSAINPKEFRNYVDQRQMDYLAGATTKLKGLESELKKNRKIYNEWVVRLDIYFANPEGSIYPEELLAAKVREYNNNCNCLEKEISSLKSGFNLVKYERDQLKMFSKKAPQWLKLFIEAPVASKKQMLSHIINKVYLHRDRIEIHYNVDIADFVGRGKDQDEYRIELKVLASF, encoded by the coding sequence GTGTCCATAAAACAAAATGAGAAAGACGAAAGCAATATTATTCCAGTTGCGGCCCTATACAGGGTTTCAACCACCAAACAACTAAAAGAAGATGAAGAAGACTCTATCCCCGTACAAGCTGCAGTTGCCAGAGACTTTGTTTCAAAGCATCCGGGTTGGTTGCTTACCAGCGACCGTGAGTATATCGAAGAAGGCGTGTCGGCATACAAAGTTAGCAAAGATGACAGAGACATTCTTCAGCAGGTTCTCGCCGACGCTATGGCCGGCAAGTTTAAAATATTGCTTGTCTTTAAAGCGGACAGGCTATCACGTAAAAGCTTTGAGTATCCCCTGGTGCTCTGGCAGTTGCACAACCTGGGAGTTGATGTAATTGCAGTGGCGGATGCGCCTGGGGGAAAACTTCTCAAGGTGGAGGACCAGTACGATAAACTTATCAGATTCGTGGAAGGGTGGCAGGCCGAGACCGAGAGCAAAAATACCAGCATCAGGGTTTCCAACTCCATGAGGGAGCACGCGAAAGCCGGGCGTTGGTCCGGCGGACGGCCGCCTTACGGTTTTAAATTAAGTGAAATTAAGAATAGCTTACCGCTTCAAATAGATGAATATGAAAAATCGGTTCTGGAGTTGATATGCGATCTATACGAAGAAGGCATGGGCGGCAAAAGAGTGGCAAACGAACTAAGCGAAAGAGGTTACAGAACTAAAATGGGAAGAATGTGGACGGGTGACAGAGTAAGGTCCGTTATATTAAATCCGATTATTGCCGGCCTACCGGCGTATGGGCGAACAAAACCCGGAAACACTCCTAACTCCAGGGTAAGAATAACCGGTTTCCACGATATTAATAATTTCATTGTGCCAAGAGATGAAAAGGGAAACCCGAAACCGATACCCGAATACAGCATTATCTCTTTGAATAGATGGCTTAGAATTATAGACAGGATGCAAAAAAACAATTCAAACAGGAACCGCGTTCAAAGAGATGCGCCGCCTGCACGGGCGATGACAAGCTCCTCTCTGTTAACGGGTTTTCTTGTTTGTGGCTACTGCGGCAAGGGATTTGTCGGTACGAGTACAAAAAACAAAAAACGGCTTGAAAGCGGCGGTATGTATGTTTATAAGAAAAAACTTTATCGCTGCGTAACTCATGCTAAAGTAGGCGGAGGAGATAAGATCTGCAAGGGGCAGGCTAATTACTCGCAGAAGAAAATTGATGAGATATTTCTTCGCGAACTGGAAGCCTTTCTGTCTGCGATAAATCCGAAGGAATTCAGGAATTACGTGGATCAAAGGCAGATGGATTATTTAGCCGGAGCGACGACAAAACTCAAGGGTCTTGAATCAGAATTGAAAAAGAACAGGAAAATTTATAACGAATGGGTCGTGCGCCTGGATATTTATTTTGCAAATCCCGAAGGTAGTATATACCCTGAAGAACTTTTGGCCGCTAAGGTCAGGGAGTACAATAACAACTGCAATTGCCTGGAAAAAGAAATAAGTTCGTTGAAATCGGGATTCAATTTGGTGAAATACGAGAGAGACCAGTTGAAGATGTTCAGTAAGAAAGCGCCGCAGTGGCTGAAGCTTTTCATAGAAGCGCCGGTAGCCAGTAAGAAACAGATGCTTTCACACATAATAAATAAAGTTTACCTGCATCGCGACAGGATTGAAATTCACTATAACGTTGATATTGCCGATTTTGTGGGACGTGGCAAAGATCAGGATGAATATCGTATTGAGCTTAAAGTCCTGGCTTCTTTTTAA